Proteins found in one Rhodovulum sp. MB263 genomic segment:
- a CDS encoding chemotaxis protein CheW, with translation MQTASQLRRETTYALMEVEGGVIGIDIEHLSEVAPIDALSPLLIAHPALMGAIRLRGHIIPVVDPRSISGIDPVGAPPGIAAILNQGDRVLALAVNAISGLARLADNAVQPLTTGGSGTPFFVGGFFHEGQLVNVVDPAALFALAGLPVASRFLRDERPRGGAGGEGRAFLTFRAGDATFAAPAVEVHRTLPRQSVERNALTGGDCLGSVTVNGLRVPVLDATGLLGLGGARERSDPEIVVFGFGDDRLIGLAVDVISRIATFRPDDLQPPPALLGGGAGAIASLAIAEDGAQTYVIGGPRLREMKGLQAIAEMSAPVSPKLAAHATAPARPGGAAMPARPAGIGAEAAPDSLTAAASGALLSDPGSDPGETSAPSPDALIRDRRRYLIFQAGIAHAAPIETVMHIIEPPSAITPMTHRAPGVLGFFSVGGRATTLVCLSGFLGEAPPRKGQHSRVLLVGPSERRIGFQVSAVEGIEPANWRALNTAPAPFREEMVSLGRGTAQRLLPCLDICRLAADIAERIHDESIYA, from the coding sequence ATGCAAACCGCATCCCAGCTCCGCCGCGAAACGACATATGCCCTGATGGAGGTGGAGGGCGGCGTGATCGGCATCGATATCGAGCATCTCTCCGAAGTCGCTCCGATCGACGCGCTCTCGCCGCTTCTGATCGCTCATCCCGCATTGATGGGCGCAATCCGGCTGCGTGGTCATATCATCCCGGTGGTCGATCCGCGCAGCATCTCGGGCATCGACCCGGTCGGCGCTCCTCCCGGCATCGCCGCGATCCTGAACCAGGGCGACCGGGTGCTGGCGCTTGCGGTGAACGCGATTTCCGGTCTGGCTCGGCTGGCCGACAACGCGGTCCAGCCGCTTACCACGGGCGGTTCCGGGACACCCTTCTTCGTCGGCGGCTTCTTTCACGAAGGACAGCTGGTGAACGTGGTCGACCCGGCCGCGCTGTTCGCTCTGGCCGGGCTGCCCGTTGCCAGCCGGTTCCTCCGCGACGAACGCCCCCGCGGCGGGGCGGGCGGCGAGGGACGCGCATTTCTGACATTTCGCGCAGGCGACGCCACATTCGCCGCCCCTGCGGTCGAGGTCCACCGCACGCTGCCGCGCCAGAGCGTCGAACGGAATGCACTGACCGGAGGCGACTGCCTCGGCTCGGTCACCGTCAACGGATTGCGTGTTCCCGTGCTCGACGCAACCGGCCTTCTGGGGCTTGGCGGTGCGCGCGAAAGATCCGACCCGGAAATCGTGGTCTTCGGCTTTGGCGACGACCGGCTGATCGGACTCGCGGTCGACGTGATCAGCCGCATCGCGACCTTCCGCCCCGACGATCTTCAACCGCCACCCGCGCTTCTGGGCGGCGGAGCGGGCGCCATCGCCTCACTGGCCATCGCAGAGGACGGGGCACAGACCTATGTGATCGGAGGCCCGCGGCTGCGCGAGATGAAGGGGTTGCAGGCCATCGCCGAAATGTCGGCCCCGGTCAGCCCGAAACTTGCCGCGCATGCCACTGCCCCCGCGCGACCGGGCGGGGCCGCGATGCCGGCCCGCCCCGCGGGCATCGGCGCGGAAGCCGCGCCGGACAGCCTGACTGCCGCCGCGTCCGGCGCCCTCCTCTCCGATCCCGGATCCGACCCGGGCGAGACTTCCGCCCCTTCGCCCGACGCACTGATCCGCGATCGCCGCCGCTACCTGATCTTCCAGGCCGGTATCGCCCATGCCGCGCCGATCGAAACGGTCATGCACATCATCGAACCACCCTCCGCCATAACCCCGATGACGCACAGGGCCCCGGGCGTACTCGGTTTCTTCTCGGTCGGCGGCCGGGCAACGACGCTGGTCTGCCTGTCCGGGTTCCTGGGCGAAGCCCCGCCGCGCAAGGGCCAGCATAGCCGGGTGCTGCTGGTCGGCCCCTCCGAGCGCAGAATTGGCTTTCAGGTTTCCGCGGTCGAGGGCATCGAACCTGCAAACTGGCGCGCGCTCAACACCGCCCCAGCGCCCTTTCGCGAAGAGATGGTCAGCCTCGGACGCGGCACGGCGCAGCGCCTGCTGCCCTGCCTGGACATCTGCCGTCTGGCCGCCGACATCGCCGAACGCATCCACGACGAGAGCATCTATGCCTGA